The following proteins are encoded in a genomic region of Tenacibaculum sp. 190524A05c:
- a CDS encoding DUF2147 domain-containing protein: MKKVVFTFFLFALTVSINAQSIFGKWENRDEETGKVDSVIEVYEKDGKAYAKIIEITDQNRQDAVCDKCKGKNKDKKILGMNILTGLEKDGDEWSGGKILDPKNGKKYKCYIELVEADKLKIRGYIGFSLLGRTAYWFRKK, from the coding sequence ATGAAAAAAGTAGTATTCACATTTTTCCTTTTCGCCTTAACGGTATCAATTAATGCACAAAGTATTTTTGGTAAATGGGAAAACAGAGACGAAGAAACAGGCAAAGTTGATAGCGTAATTGAAGTTTATGAAAAAGACGGAAAAGCATATGCTAAGATTATAGAGATTACAGATCAAAATAGACAAGATGCGGTTTGTGACAAGTGCAAAGGAAAAAACAAAGACAAAAAAATATTAGGAATGAATATTTTAACTGGACTAGAAAAGGATGGAGATGAATGGTCTGGAGGAAAAATTTTAGATCCTAAAAACGGAAAAAAGTACAAATGTTACATTGAACTTGTTGAAGCGGATAAATTAAAAATTAGAGGATATATTGGATTCTCTTTATTAGGACGAACTGCTTACTGGTTTAGAAAGAAATAA
- a CDS encoding Rossmann-like and DUF2520 domain-containing protein — protein MISVVLLGGGNVAYHLTQAFLACKDVDLKQLYARNANSIAQFQNDVSITDDLNLLVDADVYIIAISDDAISSISSQLPENKLVTHTSGSVAMNSLKNTGRKGIFYPLQSFSITKPVNFSEIPICIEAEQDEDLKLLEQLAQLISPKVYQISSDQRSKLHVAAVFVNNFTNHMYKIGNDICKQYDVPFEVLLPLIQETASKIEHVAPNEAQTGPAKRKDQETIQRHLNLLDTKQKKIYQLITKSIQNG, from the coding sequence ATGATATCTGTTGTTTTACTTGGAGGAGGAAATGTTGCATACCACTTAACTCAAGCATTTTTAGCTTGTAAAGATGTTGATTTGAAACAGTTATATGCAAGAAATGCAAATTCTATTGCTCAATTTCAGAATGATGTTTCTATAACCGATGATTTAAACTTGCTAGTGGATGCCGATGTATATATAATCGCCATTTCTGATGATGCTATTAGTTCAATTTCTTCTCAACTTCCTGAAAACAAACTGGTAACTCATACTTCAGGTAGCGTTGCAATGAATTCTTTAAAAAATACCGGTAGAAAAGGTATTTTTTACCCGTTACAAAGTTTTTCAATAACAAAGCCTGTTAACTTTTCTGAAATTCCAATTTGTATTGAGGCAGAGCAAGACGAAGATTTAAAGTTATTAGAACAATTAGCTCAATTAATTTCGCCGAAAGTATATCAAATCTCTTCAGACCAAAGAAGCAAACTTCATGTGGCGGCTGTATTTGTAAATAACTTTACAAATCATATGTATAAAATTGGGAATGATATTTGCAAACAATATGATGTTCCTTTTGAAGTACTATTACCGTTAATACAAGAAACGGCTTCAAAAATTGAACATGTAGCTCCAAATGAAGCTCAAACTGGACCAGCAAAGCGAAAAGATCAAGAAACAATTCAAAGACATTTAAATTTGCTTGATACTAAGCAAAAAAAAATATATCAACTTATAACAAAATCAATCCAAAATGGATAA
- a CDS encoding gluconate:H+ symporter: MLDYNLLLAVFSGVLILLVLILRFKIQAFISLLIASIVVGIVAGMPPKEIITTMQQGMGSTLGFVALVVGLGAIFGSILEQSGGAEALANYLLSKFGDKRASWALMLAGFFIAIPVFFDVAFIILIPLVYSLQRRTKKSLLLYAIPLLAGLAITHSFIPPTPGPVAVADILKADLGWVILFGFIVGVPTAILSGPIFANYISKKIYIEAPKMELNEQEAKDYPAVRLILLIIGIPIVLIIGNTVLNSPLVSNDSISIQFKEWMAMIGNPFVALIIANLIAWYVLGIKRGLSKDELLKIATNSMGPAGLIILLTGAGGVFKQMLINTGTGEMLANYFATMGISMLFFGFFIAVLVRILQGSATVAMITAAGVTAPLLINTDITQIDKALLVIAIASGASIMSHVNDSGFWLVGKYLGLNEKQTFKSWTIMTTILAVSSFFIVSLLSLIV; this comes from the coding sequence ATGTTGGATTATAATTTATTGTTAGCTGTTTTTTCTGGAGTACTAATTCTATTAGTTTTAATTCTACGATTTAAAATTCAAGCATTCATTTCATTATTAATTGCTAGTATTGTGGTAGGTATTGTTGCGGGAATGCCACCAAAAGAAATTATTACAACAATGCAGCAAGGAATGGGAAGTACGCTAGGTTTTGTTGCACTCGTAGTAGGATTAGGAGCTATTTTTGGATCCATATTAGAACAGTCCGGTGGAGCTGAAGCATTAGCAAATTATTTATTGTCAAAATTTGGAGATAAACGTGCTTCTTGGGCGTTAATGTTAGCCGGTTTTTTTATTGCAATTCCAGTGTTTTTCGATGTTGCATTTATCATTTTAATTCCTCTAGTTTATTCTTTACAAAGAAGAACTAAAAAGTCATTGTTGTTATATGCAATTCCTTTATTAGCAGGTTTAGCAATTACACATTCTTTTATTCCACCAACTCCAGGACCCGTAGCTGTTGCCGATATTTTAAAAGCAGATTTAGGTTGGGTTATCTTATTTGGATTTATAGTTGGTGTTCCAACCGCTATTTTAAGCGGACCAATATTCGCTAATTACATTTCAAAGAAAATTTACATAGAAGCTCCAAAGATGGAGTTGAATGAACAAGAAGCAAAAGATTATCCTGCAGTTCGGCTGATTTTATTGATTATTGGAATTCCAATTGTGCTAATTATTGGAAATACGGTTTTAAATAGTCCATTAGTTTCTAATGATAGTATTAGTATCCAATTTAAAGAATGGATGGCAATGATTGGAAATCCGTTTGTAGCTTTAATAATTGCGAACTTAATTGCTTGGTACGTATTGGGAATCAAAAGAGGATTGTCTAAAGATGAATTGCTAAAAATCGCTACAAATTCTATGGGACCAGCTGGTTTGATTATTTTGCTTACTGGTGCAGGAGGAGTTTTTAAGCAAATGTTGATCAATACAGGAACAGGAGAAATGTTGGCAAATTACTTTGCTACAATGGGAATTAGTATGTTGTTCTTTGGTTTTTTTATAGCGGTTTTAGTAAGGATATTACAAGGTTCTGCTACAGTTGCAATGATCACAGCAGCTGGGGTTACAGCTCCTTTATTAATTAATACAGATATCACTCAAATTGATAAAGCATTGTTGGTGATTGCAATTGCTTCAGGTGCATCAATCATGTCTCATGTAAATGATAGCGGGTTTTGGTTAGTGGGAAAATATCTCGGACTTAATGAAAAGCAAACGTTTAAAAGTTGGACAATAATGACTACAATTTTAGCTGTAAGTAGTTTTTTTATTGTTAGCTTACTAAGCTTAATTGTATAA
- the gnd gene encoding decarboxylating NADP(+)-dependent phosphogluconate dehydrogenase: protein MSNLIVVMGVSGCGKSTIGNSLSQRMEIPFLDADDFHPKANIEKMSRGEALTDNDRLPWLQALNAELKTRIKSGGAILACSALKEEYRKILSDNITTIQWVFLEGSFDLIKKRIETRSNHFMDATLLQSQFDTLEIPNYGIKVSCEKSPEDITNEILREMQKSDFGIFGIGVMGKSLALNMLDKGVAVSVYNRDEGAEKGMVENFLKETDNNNAAGFTELKDFVKSLQTPRKILLMVKAGNVVDLVIDNIVPFLDEGDVLIDGGNSHYKDTERRVNSLKNKQIHFVGLGVSGGEEGALKGPSLMPGGSETGYDYVASYMNLIAAKDESGNPCCNYIGPNGAGHFVKMVHNGIEYADMQLLAELYALLSVTKSYEEISAIFSKWNDGNLSSYLLEITSKILLEKEENSSLLDLILDKAGNKGTGSWSSVSALELGVPTTMKTAAVYARYTSSFKETRVKLSKDVRSSEINNEMNIDLLERAYDFARTINLQQGLQLIQSASEEYNWNLNLSEICRIWSSGCIIKSEKIKAFSEILKAGNNLFESKEILEILHENETAMPYVIDYALKARISIPCFYEAYNYWVAMTTEQSSANMIQAQRDFFGAHKFQRVDAEQDKMFHHNWS from the coding sequence ATGAGTAATCTTATTGTTGTCATGGGAGTGAGTGGTTGTGGAAAATCAACCATTGGAAATTCGTTATCACAAAGAATGGAAATCCCATTCTTAGATGCTGACGATTTTCATCCAAAAGCAAATATTGAGAAAATGAGTCGAGGTGAAGCGTTAACCGATAATGATCGCTTACCATGGTTACAAGCTTTAAATGCTGAGTTGAAAACGAGGATAAAAAGCGGCGGTGCTATTTTGGCTTGTTCTGCTTTAAAAGAAGAGTATAGAAAAATCTTATCTGATAATATAACCACAATTCAATGGGTGTTTTTAGAAGGTAGTTTTGATTTAATTAAAAAAAGAATTGAGACAAGAAGTAATCATTTTATGGATGCTACTTTACTACAATCTCAATTTGATACACTTGAAATTCCCAATTACGGAATAAAGGTGAGCTGTGAAAAATCACCAGAAGATATTACAAACGAAATTTTAAGAGAAATGCAAAAATCAGACTTTGGAATTTTTGGAATTGGAGTAATGGGTAAAAGTCTTGCTTTGAATATGTTGGATAAAGGAGTTGCTGTTTCGGTGTATAATAGAGATGAAGGAGCAGAAAAAGGAATGGTGGAGAATTTTCTAAAGGAAACTGATAACAATAATGCAGCTGGATTTACAGAATTGAAAGATTTTGTAAAATCACTACAAACACCTCGTAAAATTTTATTGATGGTAAAAGCTGGGAATGTTGTTGATTTGGTAATTGATAATATTGTTCCTTTTTTGGACGAAGGAGATGTTTTAATTGATGGAGGAAATTCGCATTATAAAGATACTGAGCGAAGGGTGAATTCGTTAAAAAACAAACAAATCCATTTTGTTGGCCTAGGAGTTTCTGGTGGAGAAGAAGGAGCATTGAAAGGTCCGTCTTTAATGCCTGGAGGAAGTGAAACAGGATATGATTACGTAGCTTCCTATATGAATCTCATTGCTGCAAAAGATGAAAGTGGAAATCCATGTTGTAATTATATTGGTCCGAATGGAGCAGGACATTTTGTGAAAATGGTGCATAACGGAATTGAATATGCTGACATGCAATTACTAGCAGAATTATATGCTTTATTGTCTGTGACTAAATCATATGAAGAGATTTCTGCAATTTTTTCTAAATGGAATGACGGTAATTTGTCAAGTTATTTATTGGAAATTACATCTAAAATTCTTCTGGAAAAAGAAGAGAATTCAAGTCTTTTGGATTTAATTTTGGATAAAGCAGGTAATAAAGGAACAGGATCTTGGTCAAGTGTTTCAGCATTAGAATTAGGTGTTCCAACAACCATGAAAACTGCTGCTGTGTATGCTCGTTACACTTCTTCTTTTAAGGAAACGAGGGTGAAATTATCTAAAGATGTAAGAAGTAGTGAGATCAACAATGAAATGAATATCGATTTACTAGAACGAGCATATGATTTTGCTAGAACAATTAATTTACAACAAGGATTGCAGTTAATTCAGTCTGCGTCTGAAGAGTACAATTGGAATTTAAATCTTTCTGAGATTTGTAGAATTTGGTCAAGTGGTTGTATTATAAAGTCTGAAAAGATTAAAGCCTTTAGTGAAATTTTGAAAGCTGGAAATAACTTATTTGAAAGCAAAGAAATTTTAGAAATTTTACATGAGAACGAAACAGCAATGCCATATGTAATTGATTATGCTTTGAAAGCAAGAATAAGTATTCCTTGTTTTTATGAAGCTTATAATTATTGGGTTGCCATGACAACGGAGCAATCTTCGGCAAATATGATTCAAGCACAACGTGACTTTTTTGGAGCACATAAATTTCAACGTGTAGATGCTGAACAAGATAAAATGTTTCATCATAACTGGAGTTAA
- a CDS encoding KdsC family phosphatase, which translates to MDKSYKQLFNDVTTFIFDVDGVLTNGIVTVFPNGELVRQMNIKDGYALKAAVKSGYRVCIISGGKNEGVRKRLEGLGITDIYLGAHTKIDQYKELVEKYDLKAENVMYMGDDIPDLPVMEKVGIPCCPNDAVRELQAMSVYISDKKGGEGCARDVIEQVMRVQQKWHDNFDAQYD; encoded by the coding sequence ATGGATAAAAGCTATAAACAACTTTTTAACGATGTAACAACATTTATTTTTGATGTTGATGGTGTACTTACCAATGGAATCGTAACTGTTTTTCCTAACGGAGAACTAGTTCGACAAATGAATATTAAAGACGGATATGCTTTAAAAGCAGCTGTGAAATCAGGATACCGTGTTTGTATTATATCAGGTGGAAAAAATGAAGGAGTAAGAAAACGATTAGAAGGTTTAGGAATTACAGATATTTATTTAGGAGCACATACCAAAATAGACCAATATAAAGAGTTAGTTGAGAAGTACGATTTAAAAGCGGAAAACGTTATGTACATGGGTGATGATATTCCTGATTTACCTGTAATGGAAAAAGTTGGAATTCCATGCTGTCCAAATGACGCTGTAAGAGAATTACAGGCCATGTCTGTTTATATTTCAGATAAAAAAGGTGGCGAAGGCTGTGCAAGAGACGTTATTGAACAAGTAATGCGTGTGCAACAAAAATGGCACGATAATTTCGATGCTCAATATGATTAA
- a CDS encoding MFS transporter: protein MSETTKLSIKEKIGYALGDTAANIAWRTIGPFLPIFYTDVFGLGTAAVATLLLVIRLGDGITDLIMGNIADRTRTKWGKFRPWLLWTALPFGVALVLQFTTPDLGLSGKLFWAYATSIFYTLAYTANNVPYSALMGVMTQNVKERTVLSSYRFFGAYLGGIIATVGVISLVDFLGKGNENLGYQYTMYVLAFILASFSFITFYTTRERVKAVKTDDIFKDYKDLSTNRPWLILLFIGFVFVTYNIIKQSSIMYYFTHYVQDENGFFGALTEWGGKNGLAGLYLLSLLVISMISTVFAPALTKYFGKVRLFMLSILFSAGFAGAMYVLEPNEIGSIFILGILSEFGAGLMPILFFAMLGDSADYSELKNGRRATGLIFSAGTFAMKFGSGMAGAITLAVLNFYNYDGQALVKTPEMLEGIKLNMSVVPGLFVLLGVVALLFYPLTPGVMKEIEQELQEKRAESVTE, encoded by the coding sequence ATGTCGGAAACAACGAAATTATCAATCAAAGAAAAAATAGGATATGCATTAGGTGATACTGCTGCAAATATTGCATGGAGAACTATCGGTCCTTTTTTACCCATTTTTTATACGGATGTTTTTGGTCTAGGAACAGCTGCGGTTGCAACCTTACTTCTAGTAATTCGTTTAGGTGATGGTATTACTGATTTGATAATGGGGAATATCGCTGATAGAACAAGGACAAAATGGGGGAAATTCAGACCTTGGTTATTATGGACTGCTTTACCATTTGGAGTGGCATTAGTATTACAGTTTACAACTCCAGATTTAGGTTTGTCAGGTAAACTATTTTGGGCCTATGCAACATCGATATTTTACACATTAGCTTATACCGCGAATAATGTTCCTTATTCTGCATTAATGGGTGTAATGACGCAAAATGTTAAGGAGAGAACTGTGTTGTCATCTTATCGTTTCTTTGGAGCATATCTTGGAGGAATAATCGCTACTGTTGGTGTGATTTCTTTAGTTGATTTCCTTGGGAAAGGAAATGAGAATTTAGGATATCAATACACTATGTATGTACTAGCATTTATTTTAGCTTCTTTTTCGTTTATTACTTTTTATACTACTCGAGAACGTGTAAAAGCAGTTAAAACAGATGATATTTTTAAAGATTATAAAGATCTTTCTACAAATAGACCTTGGTTGATTTTATTGTTTATCGGGTTTGTGTTCGTAACCTATAATATTATCAAGCAAAGTTCAATCATGTATTATTTTACGCATTATGTGCAAGATGAAAATGGATTCTTTGGAGCATTAACTGAATGGGGAGGTAAAAACGGATTAGCTGGATTGTATCTACTTTCGTTATTAGTTATATCAATGATTTCAACAGTTTTTGCTCCGGCATTAACAAAGTATTTTGGAAAAGTAAGATTGTTTATGTTGAGTATTTTGTTTTCAGCTGGTTTCGCTGGAGCAATGTATGTGTTAGAACCAAATGAAATTGGATCAATTTTCATCCTAGGAATTCTATCTGAATTTGGTGCGGGATTAATGCCAATCTTATTTTTTGCAATGTTGGGGGATTCAGCAGATTATTCTGAATTAAAAAACGGTAGACGAGCAACAGGATTAATTTTCTCTGCTGGTACTTTTGCAATGAAATTTGGTTCGGGAATGGCAGGAGCGATAACTTTAGCCGTATTGAATTTCTATAATTATGATGGACAAGCTTTGGTGAAAACTCCTGAGATGCTAGAAGGAATAAAATTGAACATGAGTGTTGTTCCGGGATTATTTGTTTTACTAGGTGTAGTGGCATTGTTATTTTATCCTTTGACTCCTGGAGTGATGAAAGAGATTGAGCAAGAATTACAGGAAAAAAGAGCAGAAAGTGTTACAGAATAA
- a CDS encoding thioredoxin domain-containing protein: protein MRFNHNILFYSIIILLLFSCSQQKEKHTNSLIHESSPYLLQHAHNPVNWFPWDTKYLEKAKEENKLVLLSIGYSSCHWCHVMEEETFEDEEVAKFMNENFINIKIDREEHPDVDKTYMTAVQIMTGNGGWPLNCVILPNGKPVWGGTYFEKDEWLENLKNIQLFYINNPEKTDDFAEQLANDMKSLQVVGKNNSEANFSRETLDKNVNLWFEKFDTINGGLIGSNQFPRPNNYQFLLRYAYQNNDSKLLDFVTKTLDKMALGGLHDHLEGGFARYTVDNKWHIPHFEKMLYDNAQLISLYSIAYQITKKPLYKEIVYKTIEFIEKEFHINGLYYSSLNADSFNENNELEEGAYYTWTNGELISLITQNKKLFDSYYGINEIEKVEGKSALVKRIPDSEFAKANKIPVQELKNLVMNWNKQLLVARLKRQKPSLDTKILTSWNALLLQGYVDAFKVFGDEKFKEKAIQNGLALKNEAIDKTGNVLRTIGKDNKKIDGYLEDYALLINAYISLYQITLNEDWLNISNTLAKVSFDNFFDTEQELFKYSTKKNSGLIANNFEIEDIVIPSSNSVMSKNLLFLGHYFDNKEHIELSKNMLHNMETKIEKYPHAYSNWLDNYLNFTAPYYETVICGKEAIIKTKELFQKKYIPNMLISGSTQKSELPLLLNRYNADKTLIYVCVNKACKLPTEDIDRAIELMKN, encoded by the coding sequence ATGCGTTTCAATCATAATATCCTCTTCTATTCTATTATAATCTTACTTCTTTTTTCTTGCTCTCAACAAAAAGAAAAACATACTAACAGTTTAATACATGAATCAAGTCCATACTTACTACAACATGCGCATAATCCTGTAAATTGGTTTCCTTGGGATACTAAATATCTTGAAAAAGCTAAGGAAGAAAACAAACTTGTATTATTATCTATTGGTTATTCTTCATGTCATTGGTGTCATGTTATGGAAGAAGAAACTTTTGAAGATGAAGAAGTAGCAAAGTTCATGAATGAAAACTTTATTAATATTAAAATTGATAGAGAGGAACATCCTGATGTTGATAAGACTTACATGACTGCTGTTCAAATTATGACTGGTAATGGAGGATGGCCTCTAAATTGTGTAATTCTTCCTAATGGTAAACCTGTTTGGGGAGGAACGTACTTTGAAAAAGATGAATGGTTAGAAAACCTGAAAAACATTCAATTATTTTATATCAATAATCCAGAAAAAACTGATGATTTTGCCGAACAATTAGCTAATGATATGAAATCACTTCAAGTGGTTGGCAAGAATAATTCTGAAGCCAATTTCTCTAGAGAAACATTAGATAAAAATGTGAATTTATGGTTTGAAAAATTTGATACTATTAATGGTGGTTTAATAGGTTCAAATCAATTCCCTCGACCAAACAACTATCAGTTCTTATTGCGTTACGCTTATCAAAACAATGATTCAAAGCTTCTTGATTTTGTGACTAAAACATTGGATAAAATGGCTTTGGGTGGTTTACATGATCATTTAGAAGGAGGTTTTGCCAGATATACTGTTGATAACAAATGGCATATTCCACATTTCGAAAAAATGCTATACGATAACGCTCAACTCATCTCATTGTATTCTATTGCTTATCAAATCACTAAAAAACCTTTATATAAAGAAATTGTATACAAGACTATTGAATTTATCGAGAAAGAATTCCATATAAATGGATTGTATTATTCTTCTTTAAATGCTGATAGTTTTAATGAAAATAATGAATTGGAAGAAGGAGCATATTATACTTGGACAAATGGAGAGTTAATTTCATTAATTACCCAAAACAAAAAACTCTTTGATTCGTACTACGGAATTAATGAAATAGAAAAAGTTGAAGGTAAATCAGCATTAGTCAAAAGAATTCCTGATTCTGAGTTTGCCAAAGCAAACAAGATTCCCGTTCAAGAACTTAAAAATCTGGTTATGAATTGGAATAAACAACTTTTAGTGGCAAGACTCAAAAGACAAAAACCTTCGTTAGATACGAAAATTCTAACTTCTTGGAATGCACTTTTATTACAAGGTTATGTTGATGCTTTCAAAGTTTTTGGAGATGAAAAATTTAAAGAAAAAGCCATACAAAATGGATTAGCACTTAAAAATGAAGCTATTGATAAAACTGGGAATGTGTTAAGAACAATTGGAAAAGACAATAAAAAGATTGATGGTTATTTAGAAGACTATGCATTATTGATTAACGCATATATTTCATTGTATCAAATTACACTAAACGAAGATTGGCTCAATATTTCGAATACATTAGCTAAAGTAAGTTTTGATAATTTCTTTGATACAGAACAAGAGCTTTTTAAATATTCAACTAAGAAAAATTCTGGTTTAATTGCTAATAACTTTGAAATTGAAGATATCGTTATTCCTTCTTCTAATTCCGTTATGAGTAAAAACTTACTGTTTTTAGGTCATTATTTTGATAACAAAGAACACATTGAATTGAGTAAAAACATGCTGCATAATATGGAAACGAAAATTGAAAAATACCCACATGCGTATTCAAACTGGTTGGATAATTATTTGAACTTTACAGCTCCATACTATGAAACTGTGATTTGCGGTAAGGAAGCTATTATAAAAACAAAAGAATTATTTCAGAAAAAATATATTCCTAATATGTTGATTTCTGGAAGTACCCAAAAAAGTGAATTACCTCTTCTTTTAAATCGATATAATGCAGACAAAACATTAATTTATGTCTGCGTTAATAAAGCCTGTAAATTGCCTACTGAAGATATTGATAGAGCAATTGAACTCATGAAGAATTGA